From the genome of Nicotiana sylvestris chromosome 2, ASM39365v2, whole genome shotgun sequence, one region includes:
- the LOC104234786 gene encoding CSC1-like protein At4g35870, with the protein MIAYISYADPPSMAAFTTSSTFSPPPSGGGGGTDDFNYDAAWYGNIQYLLNISAVGAFTCLLIFVFVKLRSDHRRMPGPTAIASKLLAAWHATGREIARHCGADAAQFLLIEGGSSALLLFLAFLALAVMLPLNIHAGKAPMADQFSKTTINHIEKGSPLLWIHFIFVVIVVVLVHYGISEIQERLKITRLRDGYGNPSGPVTNSSTIFTIMVQGVPKTLGFDKTPLVDYFQHKYPGKVYRVVVPMDLCALDDLATELVKVREDISKLVSRIESRGYLNEEEEDDNDSVNGWGLFERLRFLWRKAKDIWYRVVDQLGFSDEERLRKLQELRADLEMEMASYKEGRARGAGVAFVVFKDVFTANKAVQDLRNEKRRRYGRFFSVVELQLQRNQWKVERAPLATDIYWNHLGSTKFSLRLRRVLVNTCLLLMLLFCSSPLAVISAIQSAGRIINAEAMDHAQMWLNWVQGSSWLATIIFQFLPNVLIFVSMYIVIPSVLSYLSKFERHLTVSGEQRAALLKMVCFFLVNLILLRALVESSLEGALLSMGRCYLDGEDCKKIEQYMTASFLTRTCLSSLAFLITSSFLGISFDLLAPIPWIKKQLQKFRKNDMLQLVPERSEDYPLENQDIDSLERPLIHERSSTVVDSSGFLNDSSPDGIDFPGQDLSEYPPVSRTSPVPKPKFDFAQYYAFNLTIFALTLIYCSFAPLVVPVGAVYFGYRYVVDKYNFLFVYRVRGFPAGNDGRLMDTVLSIMRFCVDLFLLAMLLFFSVRGDSTKLQAIFTLGLLVMYKILPSDNDAFQPALLQGIQTVDNIVEGPTDYEVFSQPTFDWDTYNS; encoded by the coding sequence ATGATCGCTTACATTTCCTATGCTGACCCACCTTCCATGGCCGCCTTTACCACCAGCTCCACTTTCTCACCTCCTCCGTCCGGCGGCGGCGGCGGCACTGATGACTTCAATTATGATGCCGCTTGGTACGGTAACATCCAGTACCTGCTTAATATCTCTGCCGTCGGAGCCTTCACTTGCCTTCTAATTTTCGTCTTCGTGAAGCTTCGAAGCGATCACCGTCGCATGCCCGGTCCCACCGCCATCGCCTCTAAGCTTCTCGCCGCCTGGCATGCCACTGGCCGTGAAATCGCCCGCCACTGCGGTGCTGACGCCGCCCAATTTCTCCTTATTGAAGGCGGCAGCTCGGCGCTGCTATTATTCCTTGCCTTCCTTGCCCTTGCTGTAATGCTGCCGTTGAATATTCATGCTGGAAAGGCTCCTATGGCTGATCAGTTTTCAAAGACTACAATAAATCATATAGAAAAAGGTTCTCCTTTACTCTGGattcactttatctttgttgttattgttgttgttttggtACATTATGGTATTAGTGAAATACAAGAAAGGTTGAAAATTACTAGGCTTAGAGATGGCTATGGAAATCCAAGCGGGCCTGTTACAAATAGTAGTACAATTTTTACAATTATGGTGCAGGGAGTACCTAAAACCTTAGGTTTTGATAAGACACCATTGGTGGATTATTTTCAGCATAAGTATCCGGGCAAGGTGTATAGAGTAGTTGTGCCCATGGATTTGTGTGCGTTAGATGATTTAGCGACAGAGTTGGTGAAGGTTCGGGAAGATATCTCCAAATTAGTGTCAAGGATTGAGTCACGGGGTTATTTGAATGAGGAGGAAGAGGATGATAATGATAGTGTGAATGGATGGGGTTTGTTTGAGCGACTGCGCTTTCTGTGGAGAAAGGCCAAGGATATTTGGTATCGTGTTGTTGATCAATTGGGTTTCTCAGATGAAGAGAGGTTGAGAAAATTGCAAGAGCTGAGAGCTGATTTGGAGATGGAAATGGCATCTTATAAAGAAGGGCGGGCAAGAGGTGCTGGTGTAGCTTTTGTTGTGTTTAAGGATGTCTTTACAGCTAATAAGGCTGTCCAGGATCTCCGAAATGAGAAGAGGAGGCGATATGGTCGGTTCTTTTCAGTCGTGGAGTTGCAACTACAGAGGAACCAGTGGAAAGTAGAAAGAGCTCCTTTAGCTACTGACATATATTGGAACCACCTGGGATCGACAAAGTTCTCTTTAAGGTTACGCAGAGTGCTGGTGAACACATGCCTACTGTTGATGCTGTTGTTCTGCAGCTCTCCACTCGCTGTGATTAGTGCCATCCAAAGTGCAGGGCGAATAATCAATGCTGAAGCAATGGATCATGCTCAAATGTGGCTGAACTGGGTGCAGGGCTCGAGCTGGCTGgcaacaataatatttcaatttttGCCCAATGTTCTTATTTTTGTGAGCATGTATATTGTTATCCCTTCAGTTCTTTCTTATCTTTCAAAATTTGAACGACATCTTACTGTATCTGGTGAGCAAAGGGCTGCACTATTGAAAATGGtttgcttctttctagtaaatctCATTCTCCTTAGAGCCCTGGTCGAATCATCACTTGAGGGTGCACTATTAAGCATGGGTCGCTGTTATTTGGATGGAGAAGATTGCAAAAAGATTGAACAGTACATGACTGCTTCTTTTTTGACAAGGACATGCCTCTCGTCTCTTGCATTTTTAATTACAAGCAGTTTCTTGGGTATATCTTTTGATTTATTAGCTCCAATTCCTTGGATTAAGAAGCAGCttcaaaaatttcgaaaaaatgatatGCTTCAGCTGGTACCAGAAAGGAGCGAGGACTATCCTTTGGAAAATCAAGACATTGATAGCTTGGAGAGGCCTCTAATTCATGAAAGGAGTTCAACTGTGGTTGACAGCAGTGGATTTTTAAATGATTCCTCTCCAGATGGAATTGATTTCCCAGGACAAGATTTGTCTGAATATCCTCCAGTCAGCCGAACCTCACCAGTTCCAAAGCCAAAGTTTGATTTTGCGCAATATTATGCTTTCAATTTGACAATATTCGCCCTGACCCTGATCtattgttcatttgctcctctcgTGGTTCCTGTTGGTGCAGTTTACTTTGGGTACAGATATGTGGTTGACAAGTACAACTTCCTGTTTGTATACAGAGTGCGCGGTTTCCCTGCCGGTAATGATGGGAGGTTGATGGATACTGTATTAAGTATCATGAGGTTTTGTGTTGACTTGTTTCTCCTGGCAATGctacttttcttttctgtacGAGGAGACTCAACAAAGCTTCAAGCCATATTCACACTCGGGTTGTTAGTGATGTATAAAATTTTGCCTTCTGATAATGATGCTTTTCAGCCAGCTCTATTACAAGGCATACAGACTGTTGACAACATTGTTGAAGGGCCGACTGATTATGAGGTGTTCTCACAACCTACATTTGACTGGGATACATATAATTCATGA